A single Anopheles funestus chromosome 2RL, idAnoFuneDA-416_04, whole genome shotgun sequence DNA region contains:
- the LOC125765501 gene encoding uncharacterized protein LOC125765501 isoform X3 produces MQTASIAEKTTLREPVDMEGSDAGLVTPTVLQTEESFDAASMAHSVHQLEDILRRPISDEVLRKLCFSETLLVCDGNETIVGGAAINVSLIADEVLAAFSSTRLTFLGHSTAESELMSFADRNFRPLQERKCETLLSGATGRQEKQIQLYFDEAYNVTAYRQECNGLHTESFHGLLSGRECNGEDSGDTRQTILPDGLQLLLVRYLVLSNFVGEICSQTIDVQGRVGNCIHNISASVPVPKTRRQNASEAVKEVRKTIWYSDGTEPEESVSHYDSATGRLQRHGWNSSSYILIANPLGTTSPTALVELERSMQDYVRALSGVIKNRSSVKDLLDDMHYSVKEMDQCKNIVNPVLIDIIKEL; encoded by the exons ATGCAAACAGCATCGATCGCAGAGAAA ACCACTCTACGAGAGCCTGTCGACATGGAAGGCAGCGATGCCGGGCTAGTCACACCGACAGTGTTACAAACAGAGGAATCCTTCGATGCGGCATCCATGGCACATTCCGTGCACCAGCTAGAGGATATTCTTCGTCGTCCGATTTCCGATGAGGTTTTGCGAAAACTGTGCTTCAGCGAAACGTTGCTCGTGTGTGATGGAAACGAAACAATCGTTGGAGGGGCCGCTATCAATGTTAGCTTGATAGCGGACGAAGTGTTGGCGGCATTTTCCAGTACGAGACTTACATTCCTTGGACATTCTACGGCCGAAAGTGAGCTGATGTCATTTGCGGACCGAAACTTTCGACCGTTGCAGGAGCGAAAATGCGAAACGTTGTTGTCCGGTGCAACAGGCAGACAG GAGAAACAAATACAGCTCTATTTTGATGAGGCGTACAACGTCACGGCCTACCGCCAGGAATGTAATGGATTGCACACTGAAAGCTTTCACGGGTTACTATCGGGCAGGGAATGTAACGGAGAGGATAGCGGTGACACAAGACAAACGATTCTACCGGATGGGTTGCAATTGCTGCTGGTACGCTATTTAGTGTTGAGCAACTTTGTAGGCGAAATCTGTAGCCAAACAATCGACGTTCAGGGGAGAGTTGGAAATTGTATACATAACATTTCAGCCTCGGTCCCAGTACCGAAAACGCGTCGCCAAAATGCATCCGAAGCAGTCAAAGAAGTGAGAAAAACAATATGGTACTCGGACGGAACGGAACCGGAGGAAAGCGTATCACATTACGATTCCGCCACGGGTCGGCTGCAAAGGCATGGTTGGAATAGTTCTAGCTATATCCTTATTGCAAATCCTCTCGGTACGACGTCACCCACAGCGTTGGTAGAACTTGAACGGAGCATGCAAGATTACGTGCGTGCTTTGTCGGGTGTGATCAAAAACCGTTCCTCTGTAAAAGACTTGCTGGATGATATGCATTACTCCGTGAAAGAGATGGATCAGTGTAAAAACATTGTTAATCCAGTATTAATAGACATCATAAAAGAGTTATGA
- the LOC125765503 gene encoding uncharacterized protein LOC125765503 isoform X2 — protein MDQSLDTIFQKQLDTMQRIELFLDIYKCKPIVADDLRELKEEVCSAGEKLQSTKLYLESDRKDVCSQFIEIMQKMRRNELLMLHLLEVGAQNENATVRSAQSSISKETPLKENEANPSKMYLQDYTKSPFASRSKARNIHFYDFDVAITEEEFETIPRYLKGRMQLSELKQFLEKEVVKCFEEKYTLMYKHRKALVNQHDLNEWKVYNSMQANFPDQKFITQDDLSRKTGKALDKKSYSKLQMLRHLYILQEVRSEGTIYFLWIYSK, from the exons ATGGATCAATCTTTGgacacaattttccaaaaacagtTGGACACCATGCAGCGTATAGAGCTCTTTCTGGACATATATAAATGCAAACCAATCGTAGCAGACGATTTGCGAGAACTGAAGGAAGAAGTATGCAGCGCTGGAGAGAAACTACAAAGCACCAAGCTATATCTCGAATCCGATCGCAAGGATGTGTGTTCACagtttattgaaataatgcaGAAAATGCGGCGCAATGAGCTTCTTATGCTCCATCTACTGGAAGTGGGAGCACAGAATGAAAATGCGACTGTGAGATCAGCTCAATCTTCTATCTCGAAAGAGACGCCACTAAAAGAG AACGAAGCAAATCCTTCCAAAATGTACCTGCAGGATTACACCAAATCTCCGTTTGCATCACGCTCGAAAGCTAGGAACATCCATTTCTATGACTTTGATGTTGCCATCACGGAGGAAGAATTCGAAACGATTCCCAGGTATTTGAAAGGCCGTATGCAACTGTCCGAGTTGAAACAGTTTCTCGAAAAGGAAGTCGTAAAATGTTTCGAGGAAAAATACACGCTTATGTACAAACATCGCAAGGCTCTCGTAAACCAGCACGATCTTAATGAATGGAAAGTATACAACAGTATGCAAGCCAACTTTCCGG ATCAAAAATTCATTACGCAGGACGACTTATCTCGTAAAACTGGCAAAGCTTTAGACAAAAAGAGCTATTCCAAATTACAAATGCTGCGACATCTCTACATTCTGCAGGAAGTGCGTTCTGAAGGTACGATTTACTTCCTATGGATCTATAGCAAATGA
- the LOC125765499 gene encoding LOW QUALITY PROTEIN: regulatory-associated protein of mTOR (The sequence of the model RefSeq protein was modified relative to this genomic sequence to represent the inferred CDS: substituted 1 base at 1 genomic stop codon): MXIMIETTEQSKDSNDTEDEDDALLPICFNCERHRGKILGINCTTQCWRVRDRMKTVSVALVLCLNIGVDPPDVVKIDKCARVECWINPASYSPGKALEMISYQLQKQYERWQPRARYRYSLDPTMEDVKKLCTSLRRTAKEERVLFHYNGHGVPRPTSNGEIWVFNRTFTQYIPLSIYDLQTWMGAPSIYVYDCSNAGIIVNSFNMFAEQHESELEQMRNRSGSTAGQLHTGTDLQTDESRVSPSPSAGAAGTTTYRNCIQLAACASDQLLPMNPSLPADLFTSCLTTPVKMALRWFTLQSTSQLVPEVTEELIEKIPGQLNDRRTMMGELNWIFTAITDTIAWNTLRPELFQKLFRQDLLVASLFRNFLLAERILRAYDCTPISSPALPPSYRHPMWSAWDLALDQALAQLPDILEKGKPFQHSPFFEEQLTAFQVWLEGSTEQRSPPEQLPIVLQVLLSQVHRLRALELLGHFVDLGPWAVNLALSVGIFPYVLKLLQSSAKELRPCLVFIWAKIVAVDGTCQIDLIREHGHKYFLAALQDTNPGGQPFKGNHRTYAAFVLASIVHNFPNGQSSALQGQLVSICLDQLNDDSNPLLRQWLAICLGHLWQNYEQARWSGVRDNANEKLYPLLSDPYPEVRAAAVYALGTFISSVKQRSDHANNIDRSTAMHLFATVSNDMSPLVRMELIAALQWMVLFFETQFAGTFLQLDSPERSTNPMKRVSSTSNIIGVGKASVLVGFYQKLWNGFISLSKDPFPEVATMAQKVVDYVRADIAKEVTVCDKSSHHSGSAASVSLPPSPNTRVGFLAGESPPTHGGLHDNGGSHHRLTNQQTPQTSSHSLQSSTTPPKPIVGTKFIEWSVSFFAQPSKRMNETIAAGTDHNSYEFLIRKSRWLRNKEVRAEGRLQRKKAIFKRLDVQSWYCRTQHAPTIIKLNPYDEQVAFAYKDRVIVVNMSTEVTHTLTAQRQSIYDSSSSLISNSSSSGYQSGQHHGSHRLINQSMSFLEQHHPSMSQSQQPLSFPHHQSKSSSESLPTHGIGNQALAVTSLEFLNAHDVGVIMAGYSDSTIRLWRPKDTSDENQLLSAWHGLLDFNTSSAAKVSCTESAPVAHGSSSAPGGLILAWHQRSQTIMAAGEAKYIRLWDAEREMRICDIPSGSDTAVLKMSCAPNGLLAAGFYDGSVRIFDRRCPPSETRCATIREHINPVMAICLRDDCESLVTAGVDAVVRLYDIRKAYSSVQHWSAGADVSAMAIHTSADILACATSLITIYGLDGVVLSTGRSNEGFMAPRKGVASCLSFHKFKLNLAAGYNDNTAAVLVP; the protein is encoded by the exons ATGTAAATCATGATTGAAACAACAGAACAATCGAAAGATTCGAACGACACGGAAGATGAGGATGACGCTTTATTACCGATCTGTTTCAACTGTGAACGCCACCGTGGCAAGATACTGGGCATCAATTGTACCACGCAATGTTGGCGCGTAAGAGACCGTATGAAGACGGTCAGCGTTGCGCTAGTGTTGTGTCTGAACATTGGCGTCGATCCACCGGATGTAGTAAAAATCGACAAATGTGCGCGGGTAGAGTGCTGGATCAATCCGGCATCATATTCCCCCGGCAAAGCGTTGGAAATGATCAGTTACCAGCTGCAGAAGCAGTACGAACGATGGCAGCCGCGTGCGCGCTATCGCTACTCCCTCGACCCAACGATGGAAGACGTCAAGAAGCTCTGTACCTCGCTGCGCCGAACCGCGAAAGAAGAGCGGGTGCTGTTCCACTACAACGGACACGGAGTACCTCGTCCGACTTCCAACGGCGAGATATGGGTATTTAACAGGACGTTCACGCAGTACATCCCGCTGTCGATCTACGATTTGCAAACGTGGATGGGTGCACCATCGATTTATGTGTACGACTGCTCAAATGCCGGTATCATTGTGAACAGCTTCAATATGTTTGCCGAACAGCACGAAAGCGAATTGGAACAGATGAGAAACCGGAGCGGAAGTACAGCAGGGCAACTGCACACTGGCACGGATCTGCAGACGGACGAAAGCCGCGTATCGCCTTCGCCTTCGGCCGGAGCGGCTGGTACAACGACGTACAGGAACTGTATTCAACTTGCAGCGTGTGCCTCCGATCAGTTGCTGCCGATGAATCCAAGCCTTCCAGCGGATTTGTTTACTTCCTGCCTTACAACGCCGGTTAAAATGGCATTGCGATGGTTTACGCTTCAATCCACCTCTCAGCTTGTGCCGGAAGTGACGGAAGAACTGATCGAGAAGATTCCGGGACAGCTAAATGATCGTCGCACGATGATGGGTGAGCTAAATTGGATATTTACCGCGATTACGGATACGATCGCGTGGAATACTCTTCGACCGGAGCTGTTTCAGAAACTGTTCCGGCAGGATTTGCTTGTCGCTAGCCTGTTTCGTAATTTCCTGCTCGCCGAGCGCATACTGCGTGCGTACGATTGTACGCCCATCTCGAGCCCAGCACTACCCCCCAGCTATCGACATCCAATGTGGTCCGCGTGGGATCTAGCGCTCGATCAAGCGCTTGCTCAACTACCGGACATTCTTGAGAAAGGAAAACCATTCCAGCATTCGCCTTTCTTCGAGGAGCAACTAACGGCGTTTCAAGTCTGGCTGGAAGGAAGCACCGAACAGCGAAGCCCCCCGGAACAGTTGCcgatcgtgctgcaggtgcttCTGTCGCAGGTTCACCGCTTGCGTGCCTTGGAGTTGCTAGGACACTTTGTCGACCTCGGACCATGGGCCGTGAATTTGGCACTGAGTGTTGGTATCTTTCCGTACGTGCTGAAGCTGTTGCAAAGTTCGGCGAAAGAACTGCGACCCTGTTTGGTATTCATTTGGGCGAAAATAGTAGCAGTTGACGGTACGTGCCAGATCGATCTTATACGTGAGCATGGCCATAAGTATTTCCTTGCCGCCCTGCAAGATACAAACCCTGGTGGACAACCATTTAAGGGCAATCACCGAACGTACGCTGCCTTCGTGCTGGCTAGCATAGTGCATAACTTCCCCAATGGACAGTCGAGTGCACTGCAGGGTCAGCTTGTTTCAATCTGCCTCGATCAACTGAACGATGATAGTAACCCGCTGTTGCGACAATGGTTGGCCATTTGCTTGGGACATCTGTGGCAAAACTACGAGCAAGCTCGCTGGTCTGGCGTGCGGGACAATGCGAACGAAAAGCTTTACCCATTGCTCAGCGATCCCTACCCAGAGGTGCGAGCTGCCGCTGTCTATGCACTCGGCACATTTATTAGCTCCGTGAAGCAACGGTCCGATCATGCAAACAATATCGATCGttcgacggccatgcaccTGTTTGCCACGGTTAGCAACGATATGAGCCCGCTCGTGCGCATGGAGCTAATAGCGGCGCTCCAGTGGATGGTTCTGTTTTTCGAAACGCAGTTCGCCGGTACCTTCCTACAGCTGGACAGCCCCGAACGTAGCACCAACCCGATGAAACGTGTGTCAAGCACGAGCAACATTATTGGTGTGGGGAAAGCATCCGTCTTGGTTGGCTTTTATCAGAAGCTCTGGAATGGATTCATTTCCCTGTCGAAGGATCCTTTCCCGGAGGTGGCAACGATGGCACAGAAAGTAGTTGATTATGTACGCGCCGACATCGCAAAAGAGGTAACGGTATGCGACAAGAGCTCGCATCATTCTGGCAGTGCGGCCAGCGTTAGTTTACCTCCATCGCCGAACACCCGTGTTGGTTTTCTGGCCGGTGAATCACCCCCCACGCATGGCGGATTGCACGATAACGGGGGTAGCCATCATAGGCTTACGAATCAGCAAACACCGCAGACATCCTCACACTCACTACAGTCGTCCACAACACCGCCTAAACCGATCGTTGGGACGAAATTCATCGAATGGTCGGTTAGTTTCTTTGCCCAACCGTCGAAACGCATGAACGAAACGATAGCAGCCGGTACGGACCACAATTCGTACGAATTTCTTATCCGAAAGTCTCGCTGGTTGCGCAACAAAGAAGTACGGGCCGAGGGCCGGTTGCAGCGAAAGAAGGCCATCTTTAAGCGGTTAGATGTGCAAAGTTGGTACTGCCGTACGCAGCATGCACCGACGATCATTAAGCTGAATCCGTACGACGAGCAGGTGGCATTTGCCTACAA aGATCGAGTTATTGTAGTGAACATGAGTACGGAAGTGACGCACACTCTTACAGCCCAAAGACAATCCATTTACGACAGTTCTAGCAGCTTGATcagtaacagcagcagcagcgggtACCAGTCTGGCCAGCATCACGGATCGCATCGCCTAATTAATCAATCGATGAGTTTTCTCGAGCAGCACCATCCTTCGATGTCACAGTCACAGCAACCGCTATCATTTCCGCACCACCAGTCGAAGTCGTCGAGCGAATCGTTACCCACTCATGGGATCGGTAACCAAGCGTTAGCAGTTACTTCGCTGGAGTTCCTCAATGCGCACGATGTCGGTGTGATAATGGCCGGGTACAGTGACAGCACGATACGATTGTGGCGCCCGAAGGACACAAGCGATGAAAATCAATTGCTTTCCGCATGGCACGGTTTGCTGGATTTCAATACTTCGAGCGCAGCGAAGGTGAGCTGCACTGAATCGGCACCGGTAGCTCACGGTAGCAGTAGCGCCCCGGGTGGTCTAATTCTTGCGTGGCACCAACGGTCGCAAACGATCATGGCAGCGGGCGAAGCGAAATACATACGTCTGTGGGATGCTGAGCGGGAGATGCGTATCTGTGATATTCCAAGCGGGTCCGACACGGCCGTGCTGAAGATGTCCTGCGCGCCTAATGGTCTGCTTGCGGCCGGTTTTTACGATGGAAGTGTTCGTATATTCGATCGACGCTGTCCACCATCGGAAACAAGATGTGCGACTATACGGGAACACATTAACCCGGTTATGGCCATCTGCCTCCGGGATGATTGCGAATCGCTAGTAACGGCCGGAGTTGATGCGGTCGTACGGCTGTATGACATACGGAAAGCGTACTCCTCCGTACAGCACTGGAGCGCCGGAGCGGATGTGTCAGCAATGGCCATCCACACCAGTGCGGACATTCTGGCCTGTGCGACCAGTCTAATCACTATCTACGGGTTAGACGGTGTGGTCCTAAGTACGGGACGCAGCAATGAAGGATTTATGGCCCCCCGGAAGGGTGTAGCCTCTTGTCTGTCGTTCCACAAGTTTAAACTCAACCTGGCAGCCGGATACAACGACAATACCGCGGCGGTACTAGTGCCATAG
- the LOC125765503 gene encoding spindle and kinetochore-associated protein 1-like isoform X1, translated as MDQSLDTIFQKQLDTMQRIELFLDIYKCKPIVADDLRELKEEVCSAGEKLQSTKLYLESDRKDVCSQFIEIMQKMRRNELLMLHLLEVGAQNENATVRSAQSSISKETPLKELQNEANPSKMYLQDYTKSPFASRSKARNIHFYDFDVAITEEEFETIPRYLKGRMQLSELKQFLEKEVVKCFEEKYTLMYKHRKALVNQHDLNEWKVYNSMQANFPDQKFITQDDLSRKTGKALDKKSYSKLQMLRHLYILQEVRSEGTIYFLWIYSK; from the exons ATGGATCAATCTTTGgacacaattttccaaaaacagtTGGACACCATGCAGCGTATAGAGCTCTTTCTGGACATATATAAATGCAAACCAATCGTAGCAGACGATTTGCGAGAACTGAAGGAAGAAGTATGCAGCGCTGGAGAGAAACTACAAAGCACCAAGCTATATCTCGAATCCGATCGCAAGGATGTGTGTTCACagtttattgaaataatgcaGAAAATGCGGCGCAATGAGCTTCTTATGCTCCATCTACTGGAAGTGGGAGCACAGAATGAAAATGCGACTGTGAGATCAGCTCAATCTTCTATCTCGAAAGAGACGCCACTAAAAGAG CTGCAGAACGAAGCAAATCCTTCCAAAATGTACCTGCAGGATTACACCAAATCTCCGTTTGCATCACGCTCGAAAGCTAGGAACATCCATTTCTATGACTTTGATGTTGCCATCACGGAGGAAGAATTCGAAACGATTCCCAGGTATTTGAAAGGCCGTATGCAACTGTCCGAGTTGAAACAGTTTCTCGAAAAGGAAGTCGTAAAATGTTTCGAGGAAAAATACACGCTTATGTACAAACATCGCAAGGCTCTCGTAAACCAGCACGATCTTAATGAATGGAAAGTATACAACAGTATGCAAGCCAACTTTCCGG ATCAAAAATTCATTACGCAGGACGACTTATCTCGTAAAACTGGCAAAGCTTTAGACAAAAAGAGCTATTCCAAATTACAAATGCTGCGACATCTCTACATTCTGCAGGAAGTGCGTTCTGAAGGTACGATTTACTTCCTATGGATCTATAGCAAATGA
- the LOC125765502 gene encoding mediator of RNA polymerase II transcription subunit 6 — MNPGRLGLTPMVQENPLWISWHDSNWIPVLNPGNVMDYFSEKSNPFYDRTCNNEIVRMQRQSLELLNNMTGVEYIPLHVQDPILYVIRKQHRHSPTEATPLADYYIIAGTVYQAPDLASVFNSRILSTVHHLQTAFDEASSYSRYHPSKGYSWDFSSNKAIAEKTKTQTKKEAPVKEEPSSIFQRQRVDMLLGDLLRKFPLPLPQMTNNPTGVNSSEGNNVNNNHSGGTGENDHTGSDHAMIKQEPTDGGGGGGRGSNSDAPPEKKMKL, encoded by the exons ATGAATCCCGGTAGATTGGGGCTTACACCAATGGTTCAAGAGAATCCGCTATGGATTTCGTGGCACGACTCAAACTGGATACCGGTTCTCAACCCTGGCAATGTAATGGACTACTTTTCGGAGAAATCGAATCCATTCTATGACCGAACATGCAACAACGAAATCGTCAGAATGCAGCGACAAAGTTTGGAGCTTCTGAA CAACATGACCGGTGTGGAATATATTCCCCTTCACGTTCAAGATCCGATACTGTACGTGATACGTAAGCAGCACCGTCATTCTCCGACTGAAGCTACGCCGTTGGCTGATTACTACATCATTGCTGGCACAGTGTATCAGGCACCGGATTTGGCCAGCGTTTTCAACTCGCGGATACTTTCCACCGTACATCACTTACAAACAGCATTTGATGAAGCCAGCTCTTACTCACGTTATCACCCGAGCAAAGGATATTCGTGGGATTTCTCCTCAAACAAAGCCA TTGCCGAAAAGacgaaaacacaaaccaagAAGGAAGCTCCAGTTAAAGAGGAACCgagttccattttccaacgcCAGCGGGTGGATATGTTGTTGGGTGATTTACTCCGCAAGTTTCCTCTACCCTTGCCACAGATGACAAACAATCCAACAGGCGTTAATTCGTCAGAAGGGAACAACGTGAACAATAATCATAGTGGTGGTACCGGCGAGAATGATCACACCGGTTCAGATCATGCAATGATTAAACAAGAACCAAccgacggtggtggtggtggtgggcgGGGAAGCAATAGTGATGCACCacccgaaaagaaaatgaaattataa
- the LOC125765501 gene encoding uncharacterized protein LOC125765501 isoform X1: MASKSAFNCRSHANSIDRRESSKVFEIEQCMYNLSEDFLRQTTLREPVDMEGSDAGLVTPTVLQTEESFDAASMAHSVHQLEDILRRPISDEVLRKLCFSETLLVCDGNETIVGGAAINVSLIADEVLAAFSSTRLTFLGHSTAESELMSFADRNFRPLQERKCETLLSGATGRQEKQIQLYFDEAYNVTAYRQECNGLHTESFHGLLSGRECNGEDSGDTRQTILPDGLQLLLVRYLVLSNFVGEICSQTIDVQGRVGNCIHNISASVPVPKTRRQNASEAVKEVRKTIWYSDGTEPEESVSHYDSATGRLQRHGWNSSSYILIANPLGTTSPTALVELERSMQDYVRALSGVIKNRSSVKDLLDDMHYSVKEMDQCKNIVNPVLIDIIKEL; encoded by the exons ATGGCTTCAAAATCTGCTTTCAATTGTCGCTCCCATGCAAACAGCATCGATCGCAGAGAAAGTAGTAAAGTTTTCGAAATTGAACAATGCATGTACAATTTATCAGAGGACTTTCTCCGCCAGACCACTCTACGAGAGCCTGTCGACATGGAAGGCAGCGATGCCGGGCTAGTCACACCGACAGTGTTACAAACAGAGGAATCCTTCGATGCGGCATCCATGGCACATTCCGTGCACCAGCTAGAGGATATTCTTCGTCGTCCGATTTCCGATGAGGTTTTGCGAAAACTGTGCTTCAGCGAAACGTTGCTCGTGTGTGATGGAAACGAAACAATCGTTGGAGGGGCCGCTATCAATGTTAGCTTGATAGCGGACGAAGTGTTGGCGGCATTTTCCAGTACGAGACTTACATTCCTTGGACATTCTACGGCCGAAAGTGAGCTGATGTCATTTGCGGACCGAAACTTTCGACCGTTGCAGGAGCGAAAATGCGAAACGTTGTTGTCCGGTGCAACAGGCAGACAG GAGAAACAAATACAGCTCTATTTTGATGAGGCGTACAACGTCACGGCCTACCGCCAGGAATGTAATGGATTGCACACTGAAAGCTTTCACGGGTTACTATCGGGCAGGGAATGTAACGGAGAGGATAGCGGTGACACAAGACAAACGATTCTACCGGATGGGTTGCAATTGCTGCTGGTACGCTATTTAGTGTTGAGCAACTTTGTAGGCGAAATCTGTAGCCAAACAATCGACGTTCAGGGGAGAGTTGGAAATTGTATACATAACATTTCAGCCTCGGTCCCAGTACCGAAAACGCGTCGCCAAAATGCATCCGAAGCAGTCAAAGAAGTGAGAAAAACAATATGGTACTCGGACGGAACGGAACCGGAGGAAAGCGTATCACATTACGATTCCGCCACGGGTCGGCTGCAAAGGCATGGTTGGAATAGTTCTAGCTATATCCTTATTGCAAATCCTCTCGGTACGACGTCACCCACAGCGTTGGTAGAACTTGAACGGAGCATGCAAGATTACGTGCGTGCTTTGTCGGGTGTGATCAAAAACCGTTCCTCTGTAAAAGACTTGCTGGATGATATGCATTACTCCGTGAAAGAGATGGATCAGTGTAAAAACATTGTTAATCCAGTATTAATAGACATCATAAAAGAGTTATGA
- the LOC125765501 gene encoding uncharacterized protein LOC125765501 isoform X2: MQTASIAEKVTTLREPVDMEGSDAGLVTPTVLQTEESFDAASMAHSVHQLEDILRRPISDEVLRKLCFSETLLVCDGNETIVGGAAINVSLIADEVLAAFSSTRLTFLGHSTAESELMSFADRNFRPLQERKCETLLSGATGRQEKQIQLYFDEAYNVTAYRQECNGLHTESFHGLLSGRECNGEDSGDTRQTILPDGLQLLLVRYLVLSNFVGEICSQTIDVQGRVGNCIHNISASVPVPKTRRQNASEAVKEVRKTIWYSDGTEPEESVSHYDSATGRLQRHGWNSSSYILIANPLGTTSPTALVELERSMQDYVRALSGVIKNRSSVKDLLDDMHYSVKEMDQCKNIVNPVLIDIIKEL, translated from the exons ATGCAAACAGCATCGATCGCAGAGAAAGTA ACCACTCTACGAGAGCCTGTCGACATGGAAGGCAGCGATGCCGGGCTAGTCACACCGACAGTGTTACAAACAGAGGAATCCTTCGATGCGGCATCCATGGCACATTCCGTGCACCAGCTAGAGGATATTCTTCGTCGTCCGATTTCCGATGAGGTTTTGCGAAAACTGTGCTTCAGCGAAACGTTGCTCGTGTGTGATGGAAACGAAACAATCGTTGGAGGGGCCGCTATCAATGTTAGCTTGATAGCGGACGAAGTGTTGGCGGCATTTTCCAGTACGAGACTTACATTCCTTGGACATTCTACGGCCGAAAGTGAGCTGATGTCATTTGCGGACCGAAACTTTCGACCGTTGCAGGAGCGAAAATGCGAAACGTTGTTGTCCGGTGCAACAGGCAGACAG GAGAAACAAATACAGCTCTATTTTGATGAGGCGTACAACGTCACGGCCTACCGCCAGGAATGTAATGGATTGCACACTGAAAGCTTTCACGGGTTACTATCGGGCAGGGAATGTAACGGAGAGGATAGCGGTGACACAAGACAAACGATTCTACCGGATGGGTTGCAATTGCTGCTGGTACGCTATTTAGTGTTGAGCAACTTTGTAGGCGAAATCTGTAGCCAAACAATCGACGTTCAGGGGAGAGTTGGAAATTGTATACATAACATTTCAGCCTCGGTCCCAGTACCGAAAACGCGTCGCCAAAATGCATCCGAAGCAGTCAAAGAAGTGAGAAAAACAATATGGTACTCGGACGGAACGGAACCGGAGGAAAGCGTATCACATTACGATTCCGCCACGGGTCGGCTGCAAAGGCATGGTTGGAATAGTTCTAGCTATATCCTTATTGCAAATCCTCTCGGTACGACGTCACCCACAGCGTTGGTAGAACTTGAACGGAGCATGCAAGATTACGTGCGTGCTTTGTCGGGTGTGATCAAAAACCGTTCCTCTGTAAAAGACTTGCTGGATGATATGCATTACTCCGTGAAAGAGATGGATCAGTGTAAAAACATTGTTAATCCAGTATTAATAGACATCATAAAAGAGTTATGA